The Miltoncostaea oceani genome includes a region encoding these proteins:
- a CDS encoding TetR/AcrR family transcriptional regulator has translation MGRQRQPQIRERILHACTDHALAHGLPDRLAPLAAAAGTSTRMLIYHFETRDGLLREILREARRRQVAAFTDLIRPRPGEPYPMTLARAWPAISGPEGAPYLRMFGRLHDSAGEPLWPGFRRTATTDWLAPLEDGMRSIGRPEMATVALAVIRGLLMDLDATGDTSRTDRAFAAFLATLDGA, from the coding sequence GTGGGACGGCAGCGCCAACCGCAGATCCGGGAGCGGATCCTCCACGCGTGCACCGACCACGCGCTCGCCCACGGCCTCCCCGACCGGCTCGCCCCGCTCGCGGCCGCCGCGGGCACCTCGACCCGGATGCTGATCTACCACTTCGAGACCCGGGACGGCCTGCTCCGGGAGATCCTCCGGGAGGCCCGCCGGCGCCAGGTCGCGGCGTTCACCGACCTCATCCGCCCGCGGCCCGGCGAGCCATACCCCATGACGCTGGCCCGTGCGTGGCCGGCGATCTCCGGTCCGGAGGGCGCGCCGTACCTGAGGATGTTCGGCCGGCTGCACGACTCCGCGGGGGAGCCGCTCTGGCCCGGGTTCCGGCGGACGGCGACGACCGACTGGCTCGCGCCGCTCGAGGACGGCATGCGCAGCATCGGCCGGCCCGAGATGGCGACCGTCGCGCTCGCCGTGATCCGCGGCCTTCTCATGGACCTCGACGCCACCGGCGACACCTCGCGCACCGACCGGGCGTTCGCCGCCTTCCTCGCCACGCTCGACGGCGCCTGA
- a CDS encoding alpha/beta hydrolase: MRVVFVHGACVRDGEWWWHRTAALLAERGVASVAPGLPSCGEAGGPVGAGGPGLDEDVAAVRRVLTAGDEPTVVVAHSYGGIVTAEAAAGVDAVRHLLLVSSYLPEVGEGLSSFGGEAPAPFLDVDPEGGTFTVRPESVAGTFLQDCDAEIQRGAVDRTARQSLAVLGQPVRSAAWHDLPSTYLVCADDRGTPAHRQREFARRAGAVVEIDAGHHPFLSRPAAVRDLILGL; encoded by the coding sequence ATGAGGGTGGTCTTCGTGCACGGGGCGTGCGTCAGGGACGGGGAGTGGTGGTGGCATCGGACCGCCGCCCTCCTGGCGGAGCGGGGCGTCGCGAGCGTGGCGCCGGGCCTGCCGAGCTGCGGCGAGGCGGGTGGGCCGGTGGGGGCGGGCGGTCCGGGCCTCGACGAGGACGTCGCCGCGGTGCGCAGGGTGCTGACCGCCGGCGACGAGCCGACGGTCGTGGTCGCCCACAGCTACGGCGGCATCGTCACCGCCGAGGCGGCGGCGGGCGTCGACGCCGTGCGCCACCTGCTGCTGGTGTCGAGTTACCTCCCGGAGGTGGGGGAGGGCCTGTCCTCCTTCGGCGGTGAGGCACCCGCCCCGTTCCTCGACGTCGATCCGGAGGGCGGGACGTTCACCGTTCGGCCGGAGTCCGTGGCCGGGACGTTCCTCCAGGACTGCGACGCGGAGATCCAGCGCGGGGCCGTGGACCGGACGGCACGGCAGAGCCTGGCGGTCCTCGGGCAGCCGGTCCGGTCCGCGGCGTGGCACGACCTGCCCTCGACGTACCTCGTCTGCGCGGATGACCGGGGCACCCCGGCCCACCGCCAACGGGAGTTCGCGCGCCGCGCCGGCGCCGTCGTGGAGATCGACGCCGGCCACCACCCGTTCCTCTCCCGGCCCGCAGCCGTCCGGGACCTGATCCTGGGTCTCTGA
- a CDS encoding helix-turn-helix domain-containing GNAT family N-acetyltransferase, with amino-acid sequence MDDAAIDTVRRFTRTVTQRVGALDDRALSRDRPLGASRVLWEIGEGGRDVRDLRAGLGLDSGYLSRLLRSLTREGLVRVGPGTPDRRVRRAHLTAEGRRERALLDGRSDAQAASLLEPLPPAQRRRLIAAMAEVERLLRAGMVDVGPADPADPGARACVAAYAAELDGRFPGGFDPAASLPAHDDDLRPPRGLLVLASLAGRPLGCAALKLHGDEPAEVKRMWVAGDARGLGIGRRLLAAVESAAAEAGARVLRLETNETLTEAIALYRSAGWTEVPRFNDEPYAHHWFEKRVEAPGAAH; translated from the coding sequence ATGGATGACGCGGCGATCGACACGGTCCGCCGGTTCACCCGGACCGTCACGCAGCGGGTCGGCGCGCTGGACGACCGCGCGCTCTCCCGCGACCGGCCGCTGGGCGCGTCGCGGGTGCTGTGGGAGATCGGCGAGGGCGGGCGCGACGTCCGTGACCTCCGCGCGGGCCTCGGGCTCGACTCGGGGTACCTGAGCCGCCTGCTGCGCTCACTCACCCGCGAGGGGCTGGTGCGCGTCGGCCCGGGGACGCCGGACCGGCGCGTCCGGCGGGCCCACCTCACGGCGGAGGGGCGACGGGAGCGCGCCCTGCTCGACGGGCGCAGCGACGCGCAGGCGGCGTCGCTGCTGGAGCCCCTCCCCCCCGCGCAGCGGCGGCGGCTGATCGCGGCGATGGCCGAGGTGGAGCGCCTGCTGCGGGCCGGGATGGTCGACGTCGGGCCGGCGGACCCCGCCGACCCCGGGGCCCGCGCGTGCGTCGCGGCGTACGCGGCGGAGCTCGACGGCCGGTTCCCCGGGGGCTTCGACCCCGCGGCGAGCCTCCCCGCCCACGACGACGACCTCCGGCCGCCCCGGGGGCTCCTCGTCCTCGCGTCCCTGGCGGGGCGCCCCCTCGGCTGCGCCGCGCTGAAGCTCCACGGCGACGAGCCGGCGGAGGTGAAGCGCATGTGGGTCGCCGGCGACGCCAGAGGCCTCGGCATCGGACGCCGCCTGCTGGCGGCGGTCGAGTCAGCGGCGGCGGAGGCCGGGGCGCGGGTCCTCCGCCTCGAGACCAACGAGACGCTCACCGAGGCGATCGCGCTCTACCGGTCCGCCGGCTGGACGGAGGTGCCACGCTTCAACGACGAGCCCTACGCGCACCACTGGTTCGAGAAGCGCGTCGAGGCGCCGGGGGCCGCGCACTAG
- a CDS encoding thermonuclease family protein, giving the protein MGVENGSGDRVARAGRRLPHVVAVATALVLSAVVVPAAGAVTLRGTVSDVIDGDTIRVVSRGFETPVRLIGVDTPETRHPTTGVQCFGPEATARTTRLLPEGTAVRLVTDPTQDVRDRYGRLLAYVYRAGRSGPTGSVNFSLVRSGHARAYVHDGVRFRYAVPFLRAHSRARTAKLGLWGPPCRGRVAMPDAARPASSGDCDPNYAGACIAPGPPDVDCIAIPDRNFRVIGVDVHRLDVDGDGIACEE; this is encoded by the coding sequence ATGGGCGTGGAGAACGGCAGCGGGGACCGGGTGGCCCGCGCCGGTCGGCGGCTCCCGCACGTCGTCGCGGTGGCGACGGCGCTCGTGCTCTCGGCCGTCGTGGTCCCGGCGGCGGGGGCCGTCACGCTGCGGGGGACGGTCAGCGACGTCATCGACGGCGACACCATCAGGGTCGTGTCGCGGGGGTTCGAGACGCCGGTCCGGCTGATCGGCGTCGACACCCCCGAGACCCGGCACCCGACGACGGGCGTCCAGTGCTTCGGACCCGAGGCCACGGCCCGCACCACCCGGCTGCTGCCCGAGGGGACGGCGGTGCGGCTCGTCACCGACCCGACCCAGGACGTGCGCGACCGCTACGGCCGCCTGCTCGCCTACGTCTACCGGGCGGGGCGCTCCGGCCCGACGGGCTCCGTCAACTTCTCCCTCGTCCGGAGCGGCCACGCCCGCGCCTACGTCCACGACGGCGTCCGCTTCCGGTACGCCGTGCCGTTCCTGCGGGCCCACAGCCGGGCGCGGACGGCGAAGCTCGGCCTCTGGGGCCCGCCGTGCCGCGGCCGGGTCGCGATGCCCGACGCCGCGCGGCCCGCATCCTCCGGCGACTGCGACCCGAACTACGCGGGCGCGTGCATCGCCCCCGGACCCCCCGACGTCGACTGCATCGCCATACCCGACCGGAACTTCCGCGTCATCGGAGTGGACGTCCACCGCCTCGACGTCGACGGGGACGGGATCGCCTGCGAGGAGTGA